Genomic window (Rhizobium brockwellii):
CCTCCGCCGCCTTCGCCGCCCGCCTTCCCCAAAACGTCAACTTCGCCGAGATCGCGCCGATCCTCTGTGCCGGCGTCACGACGTACAAGGGCCTGAAGGAAACCGAGGCGCGGCCAGGTGATTGGGTGGCGATTTCGGGTGTCGGCGGTCTCGGTCATGTCGCGATCCAATATGCCAAGGCGATGGGCTTCAAGGTGGTCGCCCTCGATGTCGCCGCCGCCAAGCTCGACCTCGCCCGCCAGGTCGGCGCCGATCTCGCACTCAATGCACTGTCCGAAGACACAATCGAGAAAGTGCTGAAGGTGACAAGCGGCGGCGCGCATGGGGTGCTTGTCACCGCCGTCTCACGGCCTGCTTTCTCGCAGGCACTCAGCATGGTGCGTCGCAAAGGCACCGTCAGCCTTGTCGGTCTGCCGCCGGGCAACTTCCCGATGCCGATCTTCGACGTGGTGCTGAAACGCATCACCGTGCGTGGTTCGATCGTCGGAACGCGCCGTGACCTCGATGAAGCGCTCGCATTCGCCACCGAAGGTCGTGTCCGGGCCGAGATCGCCAAGGCGCCGCTCGATGATGTCAACGATATCTTTGCCGGTCTGAAGGCGGGAACCATCGAGGGGCGCATGGTGCTCGACATCGCCGGGCAGGCGAGCGCATTCGCGACGCAGAGACAGTCCGTTGCCTAGCCGGCCGCTGCGCAGATCCCCGCCGCCCCGGAAGCAGCGGGACATCGGCATTTCCGTCAGGCGCAGAACGGCTGTACCGTAACATGCGTTGATCATTGATGTCATACGGACGGCTGCGAGCGTTACCATGGTGACGCGCTGGCCGATGGGCAAAATGCCCTGTGCAGCTGCCCGCGTCCATGTCTGTTTGCCTCTTCAATTTTGACGTCGATCAAAGCATCCCACTTTCATCGACGCTACCTTCTTCCCAGTGGTTCGTCGCCAAATGCTCTGGAGTACGGTCGCCTGTGCCGTGCTCCTCTTCCTTCCTGCCGCTTGGATGGCAGCCGCCAGGAACCGCCGCACGCACCGGCGGCGACGGCCGCACTAGTGAAGGCGGGTGTGGCGTCAGCCTCTGACATTCCGACCGAGACCTTTCCTGAAGCACAAGAGTGGGAGCAAGACGACAAAATGCCGAAAAGCTTGTTCGGTTTCGTGCTCCTGATGGGTCGCCATCATCAGATCGCGATCGCCGCCCTTTCGATCCTCCTCTTTCTCGCCATGCGTGAAGAGCTCGAGGCGGTCGACACGCGACAACGTGAACTGCACGAGCGGATCATGCGACATGCGCCGTTCAGGAACCACGTCTCCTGGCAAACCAAGGCTGCGGATCCGGCGACGTTCGTTTTTGAAAATGCACGAACGGCCGACCTTATTGTCCTCTTTGATGTCGAAAAAGGTCAGGCACGCGATTACCGACGCACGGTCAACATACCAGACGTCCTGCTCTCGGTGGGGCGACCGGCGCTCCTAGCTTCGGCCTCCAAGGCTCCTCTAGAAGCTCAGACGATTGTGATTGCCTGGAAGGACGCCAAAGAATCGAGGCGGGCAATCGTCGACGCGATGCCTCTCTTGATCTTGGCACAAGACGTGGTCGTCCTTTCGATCGAGGAGAGCCACCCGATCGATGAGCAAGCGCTGAGTGATGTTGTTCGGTTTCTCACCCGCCATTCGGTTCCAGCCCGGAGCATTATCGAGCCGCGACAGACAGGCGATGTAGGGATGAAGATCATTGAAGCTGCAGATAGGCTCGCGGCAGATCTGATTGTCGCAGGCGCTTATAGCCATAGCCGATTTCGGGAGTGGGTCTTCGGAGGGGTAACCCGCACGCTGCTCGATCACAACGCCATCAACCGCCTTTTGTCGAATTAGCCGCATCTCCAAGGTGGGGAGAGTCTCGCCGCTTTGGAGCTTCAGTCATTGCGCTCTATCAACGACGGGGTGCAATCAGATGGTAATATATGAACTTGTCGCTGCAAGGAGGGCTACCGATGAGCTACACCCTAAAAGAACTGACGCAAGCAGAATGCTTCGCCATTCTTGAGCAGTCCCGGTTTGGCCACCTGGCCTGTTGCAAGGATAACCAACCCTACGTGGTTCCGATCTATTTCGCTTATGCAAAAGGTGCGATCTACAGCTTTTCAATGCTCGGTCGAAAAGTCGACTGGATGCGCACGAACGAAAACGTCTGTCTGCAAATCGACCAGCATGGCACGGGCAGGGGGTGGACGAGCGTCGTCGTCGAGGGGCGCTTCGAGGAGTTTCCGGATACGGATCTTTGGCATAATGAAAGGTTGCAAGCCTGGTCTTTGCTGCAAAAACACTTCGATTGGTGGGAAATCGGCGCGTTGAAGCCGCAGGCGCAGTCAACGGCCTCGGCGTCTGAGCACATATTTTACGGCATATTTGTTCGTGAAGTTACCGGTCGAACGGCGCTTCCGGTTGATTGACCGAAAACGCCGCCGAAGGATGCTCGGAGATTACCCCGGGCGTCTTGCTCAGTGGGCGAGGAACAGAGGAACGCTGGTTTCTCCCAGCATCGACTGCGTTACGCCGCCAAAAAGACGTTGCTGCAGTCGAGAATGATTATATGCGCCCATGACGATCATGTCGGCGGCGACATCAACGGCATGCTTGCGCAGCACCTCATCGACGCGACGACCGCCGCTTGCGACGCAATCCACATCAACCTTGACCCCGTGCCGTGCCAGAAAGGTGGCAACGTCAGCGCCTGGTTCTTCGCCATTCGCTGATGATGATGCCTGTGGGTCGACGAGGGTAACATGCACCGATTCAGCAGCCTGTAGGAACTCGATCGACTGACGTGCCGCGCGCGAAGCCTCGTCGCTGGAGTCCCAAGCCAGCAGGATCGCTTTTGGAGCAAGCCCGACATTGGTCTTTTTTGGGTTGATCAGCATCGGTGTCGGCGACCGGAACAGGGCGCCATCGATAACCCTGCGCCGAAGTTCTTCGTCACGGGCGGCTTGAGGGCCGACAAGGACGAGATCGGCATATAGTGCCCGCTCTGCAATATCTTCATCCGCCCAGGCGAATTCGGTATAGATCTCCTGCACCTCGAAAGAGGCCTCGCTCCTTGCGAGGATCGCTTTGATCTCGGAAGCCTTATCGGCCAGGCGATCGATTTCGCGCTGACGTTCTTCGATCCAGACCGTCGAGACAACCTCGTAGGAACCGATAGGGGGCGCTGTGCCCATCGAAATCGCCATTGCGGTGAGATGGGCACCGTGGGTTTCGCAAAAGTCGATGGCGCCCTTCAGGTCTTCATCGAAGTGATTGACGCCGAGGACACTCAAAACAGTTTTGATGGTCATAACCAGTTGCCTCTCTTGTTGGAATTGACCAACCCTAATCTTCCTTGCTCTCCCATTCATTGATCTGACGCAAAGCGGGCAGTGTTCCCGCCGGCTAGGATGCTTGAACAATCGAGGGCAGGCCATGTCAGATCCAGTCTTGTATTTTCACGGCGCAGCCGGATCAGTCACCGGCTCCTGCTTTGTTTTGGAATATCGTGGTGTTCGAACCATGATCGATTGTGGCCTGTTCCAGGGGGCGAAAACGGAGAAGGAACTAAACTACCGACCCTTCCCCTTCGAGCCGGCTGCCGTTGACGCGGTCATTTTGACCCACGCACATATCGATCATTCGGGGCTTGTCCCCAAGCTGGTGAAGGCGGGGTTTGGCGGA
Coding sequences:
- a CDS encoding universal stress protein, whose translation is MASASDIPTETFPEAQEWEQDDKMPKSLFGFVLLMGRHHQIAIAALSILLFLAMREELEAVDTRQRELHERIMRHAPFRNHVSWQTKAADPATFVFENARTADLIVLFDVEKGQARDYRRTVNIPDVLLSVGRPALLASASKAPLEAQTIVIAWKDAKESRRAIVDAMPLLILAQDVVVLSIEESHPIDEQALSDVVRFLTRHSVPARSIIEPRQTGDVGMKIIEAADRLAADLIVAGAYSHSRFREWVFGGVTRTLLDHNAINRLLSN
- a CDS encoding pyridoxamine 5'-phosphate oxidase family protein, whose amino-acid sequence is MSYTLKELTQAECFAILEQSRFGHLACCKDNQPYVVPIYFAYAKGAIYSFSMLGRKVDWMRTNENVCLQIDQHGTGRGWTSVVVEGRFEEFPDTDLWHNERLQAWSLLQKHFDWWEIGALKPQAQSTASASEHIFYGIFVREVTGRTALPVD
- a CDS encoding universal stress protein, with the protein product MTIKTVLSVLGVNHFDEDLKGAIDFCETHGAHLTAMAISMGTAPPIGSYEVVSTVWIEERQREIDRLADKASEIKAILARSEASFEVQEIYTEFAWADEDIAERALYADLVLVGPQAARDEELRRRVIDGALFRSPTPMLINPKKTNVGLAPKAILLAWDSSDEASRAARQSIEFLQAAESVHVTLVDPQASSSANGEEPGADVATFLARHGVKVDVDCVASGGRRVDEVLRKHAVDVAADMIVMGAYNHSRLQQRLFGGVTQSMLGETSVPLFLAH
- the adhP gene encoding alcohol dehydrogenase AdhP, with the translated sequence MTILTNKLMKAAVVREFGKPLAIECVPVPVPGPGEILVKVVACGVCHTDLHAAEGDWPVKPTPPFIPGHEAAGIVAALGPGVTEFKEGDAVGVAWLHDACLRCEYCETGWETLCEHQHNTGYSCNGGFAEYVIASAAFAARLPQNVNFAEIAPILCAGVTTYKGLKETEARPGDWVAISGVGGLGHVAIQYAKAMGFKVVALDVAAAKLDLARQVGADLALNALSEDTIEKVLKVTSGGAHGVLVTAVSRPAFSQALSMVRRKGTVSLVGLPPGNFPMPIFDVVLKRITVRGSIVGTRRDLDEALAFATEGRVRAEIAKAPLDDVNDIFAGLKAGTIEGRMVLDIAGQASAFATQRQSVA